The following proteins come from a genomic window of Schistosoma mansoni, WGS project CABG00000000 data, supercontig 0239, strain Puerto Rico, whole genome shotgun sequence:
- a CDS encoding early growth response protein, putative, which produces MDDIHRTNSVLAINELSNCSGDTSITTTSTIDVIYTNSNNNNSDRSYQSLTTNTLVANRSNTDAEFCMVSNSTPVMFNGGVTSPGNYKKILIDRYLLSQSMSHCGTIYESINPFTKMVHVPLLQGEQTDLSNEKAMKVPLNTDTNYHLETKSTIPEELINRKESNSSDNQIRNFQSLLRKLLCDILTRELLANKYKDKPYMIQSTVSSNHKRYCNTFNPNVTLQNPIITINDRIYNPDSSNTETKLSFNSENYEEAISTPCFDPNVGHEFLNELQSLLRNNCYSNGMKASDHQPTAMQILSHEKNSSLYTCLGSSKSSLLKINPNNQLTTPLLGMRNSVDKLLCPEVIKKNSVDASKPKHSQKSFYHSLAETSMSRISKDFINNNNTVNTTTTTTVFSPNFLHSLHCSVKNPNIQNSTLNSLLLVCSQPCTTMSIDSELSTLTSSTCSTHKQQQYPSVETSVSHPSSPLFKYRHPMGISLFYCPYNHFYKKCLESRKTLLHMVVVFTRSDMLVRHAHVHTGHKPFECTICGQAFSRSDHLSTHQRTHTGQRPYQCSLCYYSASRRDMITRHLRVHQRKFSLEHIYNLTGKIGTIFECIFNLAHKQLSAE; this is translated from the exons ATGGACGATATTCATAGGACAAATTCCGTGTTAGCAATTAATGAACTTTCAAATTGTAGTGGTGATACTTCGattactactacttctactattgACGTTATttatactaatagtaataataataatagtgatcgAAGTTATCAGTCATTAACTACAAACACTTTAGTCGCTAATCGATCGAATACAGATGCTGAATTTTGTATGGTATCTAATTCGACGCCGGTAATGTTTAATGGTGGTGTAACATCTCctggaaattataaaaaaatattaattgatCGATACTTGTTGAGCCAATCAATGTCACATTGTGGTACAATCTatgaatcaatcaatccatTTACTAAGATG GTACATGTCCCATTATTGCAAGGAGAACAGACAGATTTGAGCAATGAAAAAGCTATGAAGGTGCCGTTAAATACAGATACGAATTATCACTTGGAAACTAAAAGTACTATACCTGAAGAGTTGATCAATAGAAAGGAATCTAATTCAT CGGACAATCAAATCAGAAATTTCCAATCTCTCTTGAGAAAGTTGCTTTGTGATATTTTAACAAGAGAACTATTGGCTAATAAATATAAAGATAAACCGTACATGATTCAGTCAACCGTTTCTTCCAATCACAAGAGATATTGTAATACATTCAATCCAAATGTTACTTTACAGAATCCTATCATCACCATCAATGATAGGATTTACAATCCTGATTCTTCAAATACTGAAACAAAACTGTCTTTTAATAGCGAAAATTATGAGGAAGCTATTTCAACTCCATGTTTTGATCCTAATGTGGGACATGAG TTCTTGAATGAATTACAATCACTATTGCGCAATAACTGTTATTCAAACGGTATGAAGGCAAGTGATCATCAACCAACTGCAATGCAAATTTTAAGTCATGAGAAGAATAGTTCATTGTATACATGCTTGGGCAgttcaaaatcatcattattgaaaattaatcCAAACAATCAATTAACAACTCCTTTACTTGGTATGCGTAATTCAGTTGATAAGTTATTGTGTCCAGAAGTGATTAAGAAAAATTCAGTGGATGCTAGTAAACCAAAACATTCACAAAAATCATTTTATCATTCATTAGCAGAGACATCTATGAGTCGAATTTCAAAGGAtttcataaataataacaatactgttaatactactaccactactactgtaTTCTCTCCTAATTTTTTACATTCACTTCATTGTTCAGTAAAAAATCCTAATATTCAAAATTCAACGTTAAATTCTTTATTGTTGGTATGTAGTCAACCATGTACAACAATGTCAATTGATTCAGAATTATCGACGTTAACTTCATCGACATGTAGTACTCACAAACAGCAACAATATCCATCAGTTGAAACATCCGTATCGCATCCTTCAAGTCCTTTATTCAAATATCGACATCCAATGGGTATATCACTTTTTTACTGTCCGTATAATCATTTTTATAAGAAATGTTTAGAAAGTAGAAAAACATTATTACATATGGTAGTAGTG TTTACTCGTTCCGATATGCTTGTAAGACATGCTCATGTGCATACAGGTCATAAACCATTTGAATGTACAATATGTGGTCAAGCATTTAGTCGATCTGATCATTTATCTACACATCAACGAACACATACTGGTCAAAGACCGTATCAATGTTCATTATGTTATTATTCTGCATCTCGACGTGATATGATTACCAGACACTTAAGAGTACATCAAAGAAAA TTTTCATTAGAGCATATATATAACCTCACTGGAAAAATCGGAACAATATTTGAATGCATTTTCAATTTAGCACATAAACAATTATCAGCTGAATGA